The stretch of DNA ACGAAGGGGTGGCACAGCGTCGGATTTCCGGAAGCGGGCCGCGTCCCGGATGACCGACCCGTCATCCCGCGCCGCGCACCGGCGCCCGGGATCCGGACCCGCCGACACGTCAAGTCATGGCACCAGCAGCGGCTCTGGGTTCCGGGCTCGCCTGCGGCGCCCCGGAACGACGGCGCGGGTGTCCGAGGGCAGGCCTCATCGGCCAGCAGCACAATCCGTCAACCCGGATCCCCACCCCGTCCGGCCGCGGCGCCGCGCAGATGCTCCAGCAGGAGCGTCGCCGCCGGTGTCAGGGCACCCGGGCGGACCACGAGGCGGAGCGTGCGCGCCGCCCACGGATCGGTGAGCGGCACCGCCGCGAGGCGCATCGGCGGCCCGAGCAGGGCGTAGACGTGCTCCGGCACGGTGCCGAGACCCAGGCCGACCTGCGCCATCCGGCAGATCGCGTCGAAGCTCGGCACGTGCATCCGCAGCCGCAGCGGACGGCCGAGGCGCCGGGCCTCGTCGCGCAGGGCGGCGTAGATCGAGCTCTCCGCGTGCAGCCCGACATGGTCGTGATCGAGGGTGTCGGCCAGGGCGACGGCCTCGCGCCCGCTCAGGGGGTGGCCGATCGGCATCACCAGGACGAGGCGGTCGCTCCGGTACGGATAGGCGGTGAGGCTGCGTGTGTCGGTGTTGTCCGCGCAGAGGCCCAGATCGGCGAGCCCCTCCTCGACGCCGGCCACGACGCCGCCGCTCGGGCGCTCCTCGAGATCGAGCCGGATCCCCGGCTGCGCCGCCAGGAAAGCCTGCAGGTCCTCGGGCAGGAATTCCACGATGGCCGACAGGTTGGCGAGCACGCGCACGAAGCCGCGGACCCCGCGGGCATGCTCGGCGAGTTCCAGGGCGATCTGCTCGGCGCTCGCCAACATGCGGCGGGTGTGGTGCAGCAGGGTCTCGCCGGCGGGCGTAAGCCGCATGCCGCGCGGCTCACGGGTGAGCAGGGTGCAGCCCAGCGCGTGCTCCAGCTCGGCCAAGCGCTTGCTCACCGCCGAAGGGGCGATCGCCGCCCGCCGGGCCGCCCCGTTCAGCGTCCCCTCCTGGCAGATCGCCGCGAACAGGCGGAGCGTCTTGAGATCGAGGCGGCTCAGGGTCGCGGCCGCGGGCAGGTCTGCGGACATCCGGCGGCGGTCCCGGTCGGTCGTCCGCGCTAGTCCCGAGACCCGACCGGCTGGCCGTAGTTGCCGTAGCCGAGCTTGGCCCCCGCCCGGTTGACGAGGCCGAAGCGCAGCACCGCCTGCTCCAGATAGGCGATCGCGTCGACCAAGTGAGTGCGGGCCTCCGCGATGCTGTCCTCGCCCTCCTCGACCGGCGTCTCGGCGAGCTTCACGGCGGCGATCAGGACGCGGTCGCGCTCGTCCTCGATCCGCGGGTCGCGGGCGACATGGCCGCGAATCCGGGCGTCGAACGCCTCGATGACGGACCAGGGCAGTGCGTCCTTGCCGGACGGCGCCCGGAAGGCCAGGGCGTGGCGCCGCGCGGCGGCGCTGGCGGCCCTGACATGGTCGGCGAGTGCTGCATCCATTCCCGGTCTCCGCGGCTCCGACTCGATTGCCCGAACGCCCTGCGGCGCGGTCCGTTGCCCGTGAGGCCCGACCGGGCACTGCGACAATCCTTCAGGGCGGCGCCGGCCAGGGGGTTACCTTGGCGGTTGGAGCCCCTTATCTCTCGGTTCTGTGATCAACGGGCCGGACCGGCCCGGCGAACGGGGGACGATATGGGAACGACGCTGA from Methylobacterium sp. PvR107 encodes:
- a CDS encoding LysR family transcriptional regulator, translated to MSADLPAAATLSRLDLKTLRLFAAICQEGTLNGAARRAAIAPSAVSKRLAELEHALGCTLLTREPRGMRLTPAGETLLHHTRRMLASAEQIALELAEHARGVRGFVRVLANLSAIVEFLPEDLQAFLAAQPGIRLDLEERPSGGVVAGVEEGLADLGLCADNTDTRSLTAYPYRSDRLVLVMPIGHPLSGREAVALADTLDHDHVGLHAESSIYAALRDEARRLGRPLRLRMHVPSFDAICRMAQVGLGLGTVPEHVYALLGPPMRLAAVPLTDPWAARTLRLVVRPGALTPAATLLLEHLRGAAAGRGGDPG